The following is a genomic window from Fusobacterium sp. DD2.
CGGTTGTCAAAAACATTTATTTCCGTAAAATTTGCATTTGGACTGGTCAATTGTGACCCACTGTATGCTTTTACGCATTTATAAAATTTCTCATTAGGTTGGCAATAATAAACTTTACCCTCTGCCGCTGATGAAAGAGGGAATGCCCCGTCAAATTTTCCTAATATGGCCTTATCAAAGTCTTTCATTTTCTTTTCAATGCTTGCAGTTGTTTCTTTAACCTGCAGATCCATATCGTTCTTTGTCAGATATAAGTCTTTACCGTCATTATGCACTATCACTGATTCTGAATTTGATACTATAAGATTGATTTTAACTTCAATCTTAAACGGTCCGTCTTTCTCAGGTGGAACCCATGAAGTTTCATCCCCATCATTTATATAGTAGTATAGTTTTTCTTGGCCACTGTCGTTTATATACACTCCTATTTCTCTAGGATAATACCCGGTCTCCAATTTTACGTTATCCAAATAAGTTGTCAGAGTGGCAGTCTCTCCCTTCTGTTCTTTTCTCAGAATTGTCTTTTCGACCTTTAAGTTTTGTAACTTAGTTAATTCAGCAGGGTTATCATAATCATCCAGCTTTCCATCTCCAAATTTAATCTTTGTAAATTCTACTGGTTTATTAGCTGCCAATTGCTTAGCTAGATATTCTTGTCCTACTTTAGTTATTCCATTAAATTTCATTTGCTAACCTCCTGTATAATTTGCTTATATGCTTTAATATTAATAGGTGCTTTAGTATCAATATCTCCGACCCTTTTTTCCTTAGTAGTCACTACATTAAATACTTTATAACCTCCAACGTATAATTTACTTCCACCAT
Proteins encoded in this region:
- a CDS encoding phage tail protein, with product MKFNGITKVGQEYLAKQLAANKPVEFTKIKFGDGKLDDYDNPAELTKLQNLKVEKTILRKEQKGETATLTTYLDNVKLETGYYPREIGVYINDSGQEKLYYYINDGDETSWVPPEKDGPFKIEVKINLIVSNSESVIVHNDGKDLYLTKNDMDLQVKETTASIEKKMKDFDKAILGKFDGAFPLSSAAEGKVYYCQPNEKFYKCVKAYSGSQLTSPNANFTEINVFDNR